The Oncorhynchus masou masou isolate Uvic2021 chromosome 31, UVic_Omas_1.1, whole genome shotgun sequence genome includes a region encoding these proteins:
- the LOC135525290 gene encoding interleukin-17C-like, producing the protein MPGLFKIMQTLLLLGLFIDKLTLASEAHKHKGCFSAEELEDGALKILRRNRYLKDGHIDETQYHKLGTKKTCPAVLHSQSVDYNNRSVSPWRYSIDSKEGRFPEKIVVAECLCTGCIIVKGHGHHGAEYEDYGYNSVPVVQSQMVLMKTDCTTEPGKYSFSSHYIKVPIACTCVKARTY; encoded by the exons ATGCCAGGTCTATTCAAGATTATGCAG ACTCTACTTTTACTTGGACTTTTTATTGATAAATTGACTTTGGCATCAGAGGCACACAAGCATAAGGGATGCTTCAGTGCAGAAGAACTGGAGGATGGAGCTCTTAAGATCTTGCGTCGAAACCGGTACCTGAAAGACGGTCATATTGATGAAACGCAGTATCACAAGCTGGGTACGAAGAAGACCTGCCCTGCTGTGCTTCATTCACAGTCAGTAGACTACAACAACCGTTCTGTCTCCCCCTGGCGGTACAG CATCGATAGCAAGGAGGGACGATTCCCTGAGAAGATAGTCGTCGCTGAATGTCTATGCACGGGATGTATCATCGTCAAAGGGCACGGACATCACGGGGCCGAATACGAAGATTATGGATATAACTCGGTGCCTGTAGTGCAATCCCAGATGGTTTTGATGAAGACCGACTGCACGACCGAGCCAGGAAAATATTCATTCAGCTCACATTATATTAAAGTGCCTATTGCCTGCACCTGCGTTAAGGCTAGGACATATTAA